ggtaTTGAAGTCAAATATACACCCCAAGGGCTCCTTCTCAGTCAGCGCAAGTATATTCAGGAGCTGTTACATAAAACAGGCATGACTGATGCTGCTGCTACACCTACACCCATGGTAGGCACCCTTAAGTTGGTAGCCTCAGATGATAGTCAACCTTTTGCATATGGTTATTTGTATCGGAGTACTGTAGGAATGCTTCAATACTTGTGTATTACCAGGCCTGATTTATCTTTCTGTGTTAACAAGCTCAGTCAATATATGAACTCCCCTAGTGATACTCATTGGAGAGGAGTCAAACGAGTCTTGCGTTACTTAAGTGGGACTATGGAGCATGGACTGCTTCTGTCAGACGGATCATTTCAGCTTGTGGGCTATTCTGATGCAGACTGGGCATCATCGGTGGAAGACAGACGTTCCACAACAGGCTATGTCATTTACTTAGGTGCAAATCCTATAGCTTGGTGCTCCAAGAAACAAGCTGTGGTAAGCAAGTCATATTCAGAAGCGAAATATTGCAGTTTAGCAAATTGCGTGTCAGAGTTGCTATGGGTAAAACAGTTGCTGGAAGAACTTGGCCTGGTCTTGCAACAAACGTCTGTGATAACACCTCCGTTGCTTCAATGTCAGCAAATCCAACCCATCATGCACGTGTCAAACATGTTTAAATTGACCACCATTTTGTTCGTGAAAAAGTTCAGGATGGTACTCTCTAGGTTAACTTCGTTCCATCAGCTAATCAGATTGCAGACGTGCTTACAAAGCCTATCACGCTGTTTGCGGATTTTCGATGTGCACTTAAAGTTACAATTGAAAAAGATCAAGAGCTTACAAGACTAGGAGAATGTTAGAGTATTAGTTAAAGAAAGTCAGTTAGCTGAGTTAGTTGCTAACAGTTAGTTTGTTAAGAAAGTTACGGCTTATCTCTATAAATAAATGTACTATCTCTTCAAGTCATATATCGAAAAATACAGTTTCATATCTTGAGTATATTTCAACAATTTTGATCTCAAGTTCTTATTAACCACCCAAAATGGAGGACCGTCGGGTAGTGGAGATCATACTCATTTACTTAGGTTGAAATATTGTTGCATGATGATGATCCCTCCACCATTTTAGACGTTTAAAAGGTTAATGAGACTTGTTTTTATCTAGGGTGTTCTCTTGGTTGTATAGTCCAAGTTCTCTTGGATGTTTGTTTCCTTGTGTTTTTGGATTTTCTTTTGGTATTTCTTATGATGAAATGAAAACTTTGCTTCTAATTTgctaaaaaaacaaagaaaaaaacaaccTAATAATCTATACTCTAAACTCACATAACTAGAATTTTAGCCTAGCAAACCGTTGGTCTTAGGTTCTTTCTTTATTCCAAATCCCCCTAAATCAGCCTAACACTCAGAAAATGAGAATTCTCTATAGCACCAAAATAAAGCGAATGCAACTTCtcaaatgaaaaaacaaaaagcGATCAGAGAAGCCACAAGAAAACTAAATACATCAAGTGTTGTTTGAGTAAATACTTTCAAATATATTcaaatatcataataataatgtaaaaaataaaataaaatattataacttattCATAAAAATCTATCCATCATCATTATCCACTCACTCTTGGTCAAAATATTCTCCATATTCTCACATATTTCACcactaattcaatttaatcattttctattttaaatttctcaCTTTGACCCAAATTCTTTATAAATCCTTACAATTTAGTCTGTACCCCGGACTAATATTTCTTAATACAtcaatcttttaaattttcttcagtttcttaCTACTTTCTCCAATAAAAATTATGATGTAACAGCCGATTAACTttaatgacccaaaatttaaggaaagttaggattaaattaaaaggATTAACAAATTGTCGAACTCCACTaggaaattcaaaaattttaatggtTGAATTCTAACTAATTGGATTTTAATTCTGGTTTAGTTAGATGAGAACCAACTGGTTccatagtgggagacaaaatgattaaggatgaatggTTGTAACAGTCGATAAAGATCTTGCCAAAGGAGTATATAAATAGGTGTGTATGGAGACAGaattttctcaattttgtttACCAATTTTTCCCTCCAAAGCATCGTCTTCTTTGGTTGTTCCGAAGAAGGAAAGGATGTAGCTGAAGGGAGCTCTACATGTTGCAGCTGTTGTATGGATTAAAGTCTAAAAGTAGAGAAATTGGGGAAAGTGGTAAGCTTACTATCTCTCTGTATTTGTGGATTAAAAGAAGAAGTAGAGTaaagactgtaacacccctaacctatatccatcgccggaatagggttacggagtattaccagaaATTACAGATCATATAAACAGACATTTCATATAGTATAACATTCATGTCATAAACTAATCAAAATCGAACATATTGTCCTTTATATGAGCCATTGAAGCCCAAATTACATGTtaaaaacaagtcgggactaaatcgggtactcagagaatttttcaaaaaacattaaaattttcaaagctgcaaggaacacacggccgtgtggccaggtcgtgtgtctCATACAGtcaggagacacgcccgtgtctcaggccttgtgggcaatcgaaatagggacacacggccatgtcccagcccatgtccgtgccggtataactctctgacttgggccacacaactaagccacacgcccgtgtgttaggccgtgtgtgcATACTGACTTGTGCAATTTAAATGATACAGGGGATACACAGCCGTGTCacttggctgtgtgtcacacacagttgagagacacacccatgtctctgcccgtgtggacgaaaatagaccattttttaagccacatttctcacccaaattgataCCAGCCTAGCCTTAATAATTTACACATCaataagccataacaaggcattcagcacaagctaaaatcaagccTTATACATGTAATACTACCATATACAACCAATATACTCATAAGTACCTCTAATGACAACTTAAAAATAAGTCCACcaatatccaaacttacctatttaATTTACCTAACTAAGTCACTAAAGTTCATTTTAGCTCAACTATATATATCACTTATACTAACATCACAGTCATACTTTAAATTCATATCAATATGTATGTtggttatataaaaaaatattattcataacatttacataagctaaattttgaccaaaatcgaacaaaagcctatacatgtcatataaaccgTATTTAATGTTTCAAAAACTAATGAGATAAGCTGGATAGTGTAACTAGTGTGCTGATCCAGTCGTCCAACCTTCtgaaaatctacaaagacattaaacaacacaaataAGCTTAATGAAGTTTAGTAAGTTTGACGGTTTaaacaaaaatcttaccaaatctgctataacaagtcaaataaataaaatcattcatgtcaATTCCCTGTCATTCACTGACAATTTCCTGTCATTCATAACTTCTATTAATAAATAAATCCGttttcaaatcaatataaaaatgaacaacatgtctttcaaattcattagaTAAATCACCTTATCGAAATTTTTCCATTCAAAGAATGACTTaaggataagagtacatcgttaatagaagctcataagagctagtctTCCTGAATACAccaacagaagctcgtaagagctgaacagaaactcataagagctgaacagaagctcgaaagctgaacagaagctcgtaagagctaaacagaaactcataagagttgaatagaagctcataagagctgaacagaaagtaGAATAAGAGAGTTCGTAACAAATGCTGAACCCTGATTTACTTGGGAAATTTGTCGTTGTCTCCTTCCAATACCATTATACACCAAAatacgaatgtactcaaatcccacATTCCATTCAAACCGAaatccaattcaatattataatttcaaaaataaaataaataaataataccattcatcaatttatacaaaatattaaattttaaccgaACTTTCCTAGATTGAATTGTAATAATTGCAGAAGTTCAggactattccgctatttttccttttttacaaGTATCTatgggatcttgatctaaaatataaaattattcacttattagcatatatttccatttccaatttattttataattaacacccttttattttttgaatttacacaattaccccaaacttttacaatttttgcaatttaatcccttaattagttaatctatcaaattaactaattttctcaatcaataatctatccaaatattctaggccttcatacagcccctaataaacccaaaattcacTATCCAAAcctaatattttaacctttttacaatttaatcttaaaatcaatatttaacaaaatcactttataaaatcatcatacaacaaaatcaagacctaaattcatgttattcatcaaaaacatccaatattcatcaatgtaaacttccaaaatttttaataaaatcaaaaactaatgtaaggtttagttggacctaattgtaacaatctcaaaaacataaaaattacaagaaatgggtaagaattgaactcacatgaagccaaaatatgaagaaccagcttaaaCTCTTTCTCCTATGGCTGTTTTGGCTGAATTTGAAGAGGAATTGTTTAGAAAACTATCCaaattcaatttgttttatttttaatttaaccaaAGTTACAATTTTTCCATTGAAtagctttattttattatttttttcccttaTGCCTCCTCATCCATTCAATTTaggtttatttatttcttaagtccttccttatttattaattaaaccatttaatcacttaattcttataattagcaagttttacacttttttcaagttagtcctttttaattaattagttattgaaacgttaatttttttaacaaaactttaatactaccttaatgacactctgtaaatatttataaaaatatttatggctcagtttatagaaacgaggtctcgatacctcactTCCTAAAGccacttgacctaataaatcattataaaacacaaattaccaattcaaagactttttttaaaccatatttaatagtaaatattagataataatatttacaaaattactcaTCGAATTTGGTGGCCTCAAAACTATTGTTTcagacaccactgaaaaattgtGCTGTTCCAAAATTCTCAAAGCTTTTGTAGAATTGAAAGATTTTGGGTTTCTAAGGGCTTACCACCATTAGATTAACCAATAAATTATTGTCATGCTTAGCTGTCAGGGCAGAGAACTCTCTGACGTTTGGACAAGCTTAAATGATAAAGATAAAAGAACCTAGGTGAGTTTTTGTACCTTGCCTTTTGGATGATAGATGATGTTACGTGACTTACATGTATCATGTTGTTGATGTACTAAGGTTGCCTAAGTTATGATGTGTATATGTTTAAAGAAAGAGTAAGTTGTGTGTGTGCACCAAACTATGTGAGCTCTTACAAATTGTCAATTGGTTATTTTATAATAGATAACTAGTGATAGGTAAACTAACGTGATGTATGTTTAGGAATAAATTGTATGAGATGCTTGAGTAATATATGTATAGTGCGAAGGGAAATCTTTAATAAGATAGATGGAGTTAGGATTTGGGAAATATTGTTTCTGTATACCGCCACACGATGTTGCTGAGTGCAAACCATGATGTGTGAAGCTCCAGGCCTTGCGAAGAGGACACTGCGGTGTTCGAACATCAATGTTAGAAATGACGATATAGAGGTATAGGTGGATTAATAAGAAGATGGAATTTTGTTAAGATTTTTTCATACGGTGTTGTTATGTGCAAACCATGATGTATGAAGCTCCAGGCCTTGCAAATGGACATTGCAATGTTTGAGTATCAAtgtgaaatgagaaatgaaatgatATCGACTGGTCCTTCAAGGTGACACCGTGACAACGGTTATTAAGTTCCATAGAGCAACATTACGACGGAAGTCAGCAGGCTCTATGGGGTGACACCGTGACGACGGTAAGGTCCTTCAGGGCAACACCTCAAAGAGGTTTAAGGTATAAAACCATAGCTCAGATATGGAAACCAATAGAGTCCGTCGGGATAGTAAACACGGGGATTATAAGGAGTAAGACCATAACTCAACTATGTCAATTAGTAGAGCCCGTCAAGACAGTAAACACGGGGTAGTTCATCGAGAAATAAAACTCAAGATAGTCTactaggacattaaacatgggacTACTTGAGTAAGATCATAACTCGGTTATGGCAGCATATACAGTTCGtgtaacagtccatttttagtgaaatcagaatagtagtttcaggaccacaaatccgagtccgtAAGGAgaactattttaatattattgcatggtctgcattataaTAGGAATGTcgcataaaaatttcgttaagaaaattttacagattgcatgtctaatttggtaaaggaccaaattgcataaaatgcaaaagttgagttctagtagctatatgtatcaaatagctatggaattcaaaattggaggtccttatatggcaaatataCCATTAATAGgggttagtagataagtatgatgattcatccatggaaaattaaataaagaaaaggataaaattgcaaagatgaaaaataaagatgataaattgGAAAGGATAAAATTGTTGATattgtaatagcttaatttagctatctcgaggattaatttgtaaagttatcatagtaatagggtttttccatgaatgagtatgtgtaacacccccaacccgtatccgtcgccgaaataagGTTACAAACCATTACCAGACATTTCAGTACAAATACAAACAttacataattatttaatattcacatcataatttaatcatatcgtcccttatttaATATCCACTTAAATAACAACTTAAATATATTCTTCCTTGATCAcaatataacatacatatatttatgcataaagTAACCAATGTCATCATTAACATTGTTtacaattattttgtaaaatgacatacatgacatcctaggtacatgccattaccaaaatAAATATTCATCACCGCAATGAGTTTGGGATCGGGTTTGGATGCTGATTCAAATATCTAACTTTAATTTAACCTACGCATGagaacaaaccgtacgctgagtataaactcagtggtatatctataatccgaatatttaaaaataaaacaatataatatgtataataaaatgtcaagcacaattgaacatttaaaaccATACGATACTTAATtatcatcacttgctatatataaTAGCTTTCCATAATTtgttcacatatcatttaaacaatggcaCTATCCATTCCACATTCAactcatgagtatataactcatgtattccatgtatttacaacatatttcacattctattttcaattcactatctcatattcttagcccaaagtagaCTTTATAGAATACACCGGATATACGGAACAAAtatagaggtgcattattatgcactaatgaaTAGAGAGCACTAAAGTGATATACAGCGAGCACGAatgtgctaaacagagagcactaaagtgctaaTAATCGGAGAGCACTAACATGCTAATAATCGAAGAGCActaacgtgctaataatcagagaccGCACTaaagttccttaatggcatgccactaatgtCCCAGTAGTTCCAAATTCTGTTTACTTGGGcattaaaaatgaatttcatacatataaaaaataatccaattatcatatttgcacaatttcacatttatacacacatatatattcataatatatatatttatcaattcAATTCAACCAATATAAATTCATCGCATattaaatcaatccatttcaattataaaacacaataattctcactttAATCACTTACgacaacatttaatcaaaatacaacaattaataattagattcggattatagaaatacaaaccaagaaTTCcgaactattcctcgtcgactatatttttcccctttttagtcgagaatTCAGGTACAACgctagctacggaattaaaacaattaaaaatcatcaatacaacacaatttaatctcacattaaataattcaaattttactcaatatttgcctaaatttcaatttagtccttgaaccgagactaacttttattcttaaaacaaattccatattttcattccattcccactttaaactaatttaactctctaatttcaccataaatccctaatttcaaaattctttcaatttagtcccttctattcaaaacttatgaattattttacaattcaatcccttttccacttctaacttgaaattctatcaattttaacccataattcttcaaattattcaacatgaacaacatccaaaaatctactaactttcaaaatttcaacataaatcaagtagtatttgtctctaggattctaaaaactcaaaaattacatgaaaatggattaaattgacttaccaattaagcttggAACCTTGAAAACCttagttttccctttttctttagtttttcctttttctttctctttttcgtttctcctttctttctcccctgtttatttcaaattctttgtttctttcctttttcttttatttgtttgtttttataatataatataatatcattataatattataatacattttaacttTAGATTTCTAAATAAATAtctacttatgccgcctcaactttaaGTAATGGCATAATTACTTCTTCGATCcctttaattttttcttaatctataattcaactttcaccctttatacaatttagtcctttttaattaattaactatcgaaatgttaaaatttcttaacaaaactttaataccaccttaatgacactcagtaaatatttataaaaatatttaccgCTCGATTTATAGAacacctcattttctaaaaccacttaactgaataaatatttatagaacacaaattactaattcaaaaatctttctaaaatcatatttgacccataaatattaaataaaaatatttacgaacttacttgcCGGATTTGGTGGCCTTGAA
The sequence above is drawn from the Gossypium hirsutum isolate 1008001.06 chromosome A05, Gossypium_hirsutum_v2.1, whole genome shotgun sequence genome and encodes:
- the LOC121229018 gene encoding uncharacterized mitochondrial protein AtMg00810 produces the protein MKGSRLHQIDVNNAFLNRELTKDIFMDQPPGFEVLGVDGQKLVCKLNKALYGLRQAPRAWFHTLMQFLIDKLGFSASKADPSLFLRTSSTGQVYLMAYVYDIVLTGSSNAEIDSVVQQLQDRFALKDMGRLIFFLGIEVKYTPQGLLLSQRKYIQELLHKTGMTDAAATPTPMVGTLKLVASDDSQPFAYGYLYRSTVGMLQYLCITRPDLSFCVNKLSQYMNSPSDTHWRGVKRVLRYLSGTMEHGLLLSDGSFQLVGYSDADWASSVEDRRSTTGYVIYLGANPIAWCSKKQAVVSKSYSEAKYCSLANCVSELLWVKQLLEELGLVLQQTSVITPPLLQCQQIQPIMHVSNMFKLTTILFVKKFRMVLSRLTSFHQLIRLQTCLQSLSRCLRIFDVHLKLQLKKIKSLQD